One Vibrio gazogenes genomic region harbors:
- the glgC gene encoding glucose-1-phosphate adenylyltransferase yields MQETLTVVLAGGIGSRLSPLTDHRAKPAVPFGGKYRIIDFTLTNCLHSGLRRILVLTQYKSHSLQKHLRDGWSVFNPELGEYITAVPPQMRKGGKWYEGTADAIFHNLWLLSRSDAKYVIVLSGDHIYKMDYAAMLEEHIANQAKLTIACMDVPRNEASGFGVVCTDDCARITGFIEKPLDPPAMITQPERSLVSMGVYIFNMDVLQEALVDDSEREHSSHDFGKDVIPELIKTNAVFAYNFYGDKGRVAKDCYWRDVGTLDSYYEANMDLLEPLPPMNIYQKDWSIRTYEPQLPPARTVSSATGNEGIFINSMIANGVVNSGGSVQHSIISSNVRIDDSATIVDSILFDDVEVGEGCQLVNCIIDKHVRIPPYTQIGVDSVQDKKRFHISEKGIVVVPESYHFTN; encoded by the coding sequence ATGCAAGAAACACTTACAGTTGTGCTTGCTGGTGGAATCGGCTCACGTCTTTCTCCATTAACGGATCACCGGGCAAAACCGGCTGTTCCTTTTGGGGGGAAATACCGCATCATTGATTTTACCCTGACCAACTGCCTGCATTCCGGCTTGAGGCGAATTTTAGTATTAACCCAGTATAAATCTCACTCTCTGCAGAAACATCTCCGGGATGGATGGTCTGTCTTTAACCCAGAACTGGGGGAGTATATAACCGCCGTCCCACCTCAGATGAGAAAAGGCGGCAAGTGGTATGAAGGGACTGCCGACGCTATTTTTCATAACCTGTGGCTGCTTTCGAGAAGCGACGCGAAATATGTCATTGTTCTATCCGGAGACCATATTTACAAGATGGACTATGCTGCAATGTTAGAAGAGCATATTGCCAATCAGGCAAAACTCACGATTGCTTGTATGGATGTTCCGCGGAACGAGGCAAGTGGATTCGGGGTTGTCTGTACCGATGACTGCGCAAGAATTACAGGGTTCATTGAAAAACCACTCGACCCACCGGCAATGATCACGCAACCAGAACGTAGTCTCGTGTCGATGGGCGTCTATATTTTCAATATGGATGTCCTGCAGGAAGCACTGGTTGATGATTCTGAACGAGAGCATTCGAGTCATGATTTTGGGAAAGATGTCATTCCCGAGCTAATTAAAACCAACGCAGTATTCGCTTATAACTTCTATGGTGACAAAGGGCGAGTCGCCAAAGATTGCTACTGGCGAGATGTCGGTACGCTCGACTCCTATTACGAAGCCAACATGGATTTGCTGGAGCCGCTCCCACCGATGAACATTTACCAGAAAGATTGGTCCATCCGCACCTATGAACCTCAGTTGCCACCGGCTCGAACCGTTTCATCAGCAACCGGAAATGAAGGTATCTTTATTAATTCCATGATCGCGAACGGGGTTGTCAATTCAGGTGGGTCAGTCCAGCATTCGATTATTTCTTCCAATGTACGGATTGATGACAGTGCCACCATTGTCGATAGCATTCTTTTCGATGATGTCGAAGTCGGAGAAGGATGCCAGTTGGTCAATTGCATCATTGATAAGCATGTTCGTATTCCCCCTTACACGCAAATCGGGGTTGATTCCGTTCAGGACAAAAAACGCTTCCATATATCAGAAAAGGGCATCGTTGTCGTGCCGGAAAGCTATCACTTCACCAATTAA
- a CDS encoding SDR family oxidoreductase, whose amino-acid sequence MKRIALITGSKGGIGSAISSQLVAEGFRVVATYYTGAYQCAIDWFNEKGFTEDQVRLLELDVTDTAQCAERLALLLKEEGSVDVVINNAGITRDGVFKKMTEQHWKDVIDTNLNSVFNVTQPLFGAMCDKGYGRVINISSVNGLKGQFGQTNYSAAKAGMIGFSKALAAEGARSGVTVNVIAPGYTATPMVAEMKPEVLESIVGQVPMKRLAKPEEIAQTVSFLLSDGAAYITGATLSVNGGLYMS is encoded by the coding sequence ATGAAAAGAATCGCTTTGATTACCGGCTCAAAGGGCGGTATTGGTTCTGCTATTTCTAGTCAGCTCGTCGCGGAAGGGTTCCGTGTTGTTGCAACATATTATACTGGGGCATATCAATGTGCTATCGATTGGTTTAATGAAAAAGGATTTACTGAAGATCAGGTTCGTCTGCTTGAGTTAGATGTAACCGATACTGCGCAGTGTGCAGAACGTTTAGCATTGCTCCTTAAGGAGGAAGGAAGTGTCGATGTCGTCATTAACAATGCTGGTATTACACGAGACGGCGTATTTAAAAAAATGACCGAGCAACATTGGAAGGATGTCATCGATACAAATTTAAATAGTGTGTTTAATGTGACTCAACCTCTATTTGGTGCGATGTGCGATAAAGGCTATGGTCGCGTGATTAATATTTCGTCAGTCAATGGTCTGAAAGGCCAATTTGGTCAAACAAACTATTCTGCCGCAAAAGCCGGCATGATTGGTTTTAGCAAAGCTTTAGCCGCCGAAGGCGCTCGTTCTGGTGTGACAGTCAATGTCATCGCCCCCGGATATACAGCTACGCCGATGGTGGCAGAAATGAAGCCAGAAGTCCTCGAATCTATCGTCGGACAAGTACCGATGAAACGTCTTGCCAAACCCGAAGAAATCGCCCAGACAGTCAGCTTCTTATTGAGTGATGGTGCTGCCTATATCACAGGTGCCACATTGTCTGTCAACGGCGGATTATACATGAGCTAA
- a CDS encoding phasin family protein, giving the protein MYTDFFKSFTDQTEKTLEPYFKFNKLLTKNVEVLTQLQLNSMKTYSDIGLAQMKAASDVKDVASLTAFNTQQMGALSKLSQQMVDDSNKLQAIAKEFKDDVEKLTSENISTVTPA; this is encoded by the coding sequence ATGTATACGGATTTCTTTAAGTCATTTACTGATCAAACAGAAAAAACATTAGAACCTTATTTTAAATTCAACAAATTACTGACTAAAAACGTTGAGGTATTGACTCAGCTTCAGTTGAATTCAATGAAAACTTACAGTGATATTGGTCTTGCTCAGATGAAAGCTGCGAGTGATGTGAAAGATGTTGCTTCTTTAACTGCTTTTAACACTCAGCAAATGGGTGCGCTTTCTAAACTGTCGCAACAAATGGTTGATGACAGTAATAAACTTCAGGCGATTGCCAAAGAGTTTAAAGATGATGTTGAGAAATTAACTTCAGAAAACATTTCAACAGTCACTCCTGCGTAA
- a CDS encoding methylglyoxal synthase, with translation MQTIQRRLSEKKHIALVAHDHRKADLLAWTKQNQAQLANHTLYATGTTGHLLHQETGLDIIQMISGPMGGDQQIGALISECKIDVLIFFWDPLNAVPHDPDVKALLRIASVWNIPMALNRATANFIFSSALIAQSTDIEIPDYQSYIEARKII, from the coding sequence ATGCAAACGATTCAACGCAGATTATCGGAAAAGAAACATATTGCCCTTGTAGCGCACGATCACCGCAAGGCTGACCTACTCGCATGGACCAAACAAAACCAAGCGCAACTCGCCAATCATACGCTTTACGCGACGGGAACAACCGGTCACCTTTTGCATCAAGAGACAGGCCTCGACATTATTCAAATGATTAGTGGTCCAATGGGTGGAGATCAGCAGATTGGTGCTTTAATTTCTGAATGTAAGATCGATGTTTTAATATTTTTCTGGGATCCGCTCAACGCGGTACCGCATGATCCAGACGTAAAAGCACTCCTGCGAATTGCCAGTGTCTGGAATATTCCGATGGCACTCAATCGCGCCACGGCCAATTTCATTTTTTCATCCGCGTTGATAGCACAGAGTACCGATATCGAGATCCCTGACTATCAGTCCTATATCGAGGCCCGAAAAATAATATAA
- the yccS gene encoding YccS family putative transporter has protein sequence MKFLSRVRGYWANKTFHYSVLILIALLGVVGPTWHYQLSTWITPLILGIIAAALTEQDDSIIGRLKTIGLALICFAIATFSIEILFYHPILFAIGLSISTFGFIMLGAISSRYASIAFGSLLIAVYTMIGEHQNPGFWFQPTLLLAGALWYFLLSIVWLLLFPNRPVQQNLSAVFFNLADYFALKSERFHPVSQMQIQPYRIREANFNALIVTALNQCKATLLSYSKKGQIHTTSHHFLNTYFLAQDIHERISSTHYRYQELAEHFGRSDILFRFQHLLETQAQACREVATSIKENREYQHPNASTMALDELHLSMQYLHTHSHPEWKSLFAQLNYLFNNLSTIEKLLCNISHPESHQFDESQLSDTNPYGLRSMWQRVWNNMNRDSLLFRHAIRMSVTFTIGYAILQTLDLELGYWILLTTLFVCQPNFSSTRQRITLRVIGTISGLFIGVLLLSLFPSQASQVTMIVISGVMFFAFRNNNYGYATGFITVLVLFCFNQMGAGYAVVLPRLLDTLIGCGLAVLAVSFILPDWHAKRLHRVMAEAIRSNKNYLDQMMVQYRIGKKDSLSYRIARRAAHDQDAALTTAINNMLSEPGKYRKAEEDSFRFLTLNHALLSYISTIGAHRTQLGDESFLHLVLNGHRVIHQHLQQLHEQLENHQNNTDISQKIEDTGLEKQLAEWREEDKGSVRLVLQQLHLIHRILPELHSLTNKLAGNVEQE, from the coding sequence GTGAAATTCCTCAGTCGGGTTCGTGGTTATTGGGCGAATAAAACGTTCCATTATTCTGTCTTAATTTTAATTGCACTATTAGGCGTGGTGGGGCCAACTTGGCATTATCAACTGTCTACTTGGATCACACCGCTGATTCTGGGGATTATTGCCGCAGCGCTGACAGAACAAGATGACAGCATTATTGGTAGACTCAAAACCATCGGTCTGGCACTCATCTGTTTTGCAATTGCGACATTTTCGATTGAGATTCTATTTTATCACCCCATTTTATTCGCGATCGGCTTATCTATTTCCACATTTGGTTTCATCATGCTCGGCGCGATCAGCTCTCGTTATGCCAGTATTGCATTCGGCTCATTGCTGATAGCCGTATATACCATGATTGGTGAACACCAAAATCCCGGATTCTGGTTTCAACCGACGTTACTGCTTGCTGGCGCGCTGTGGTATTTCCTGCTCTCAATCGTATGGCTACTCCTGTTCCCTAACCGTCCGGTACAACAGAATCTCTCCGCCGTCTTTTTCAATCTGGCTGATTACTTTGCGCTGAAAAGCGAACGATTCCATCCTGTCTCACAGATGCAGATTCAACCCTATCGGATCCGTGAAGCCAATTTCAACGCACTGATTGTGACAGCATTGAATCAATGTAAGGCGACGTTACTTTCCTATAGCAAGAAAGGTCAGATTCATACCACCAGTCATCATTTCTTGAACACTTATTTTCTTGCGCAGGATATTCATGAGCGTATCAGTTCAACCCACTATCGATATCAAGAACTCGCGGAACATTTCGGGCGCAGTGATATTCTTTTCCGTTTCCAACATCTGTTAGAAACGCAAGCCCAGGCATGTCGGGAAGTCGCAACAAGCATCAAAGAAAACCGAGAATATCAACACCCGAACGCATCCACGATGGCTCTGGATGAACTGCATCTCTCAATGCAGTACTTACACACGCATTCCCATCCTGAGTGGAAATCATTATTTGCCCAACTCAATTATCTTTTTAACAACTTGTCAACCATCGAAAAGCTGCTCTGTAATATTAGTCATCCCGAAAGTCACCAGTTTGATGAAAGCCAACTTTCCGATACCAATCCTTATGGTTTGAGAAGTATGTGGCAGCGTGTCTGGAATAACATGAACCGCGATTCACTGTTGTTTCGTCATGCCATTCGCATGTCTGTGACATTCACAATCGGATATGCCATTTTGCAAACGCTCGATCTGGAACTGGGATACTGGATACTCCTCACGACACTGTTTGTCTGTCAGCCCAATTTTTCTTCGACCCGACAAAGAATTACGCTCCGCGTTATCGGCACCATTTCCGGGCTATTTATCGGTGTATTACTGCTCTCTTTGTTTCCCTCACAGGCAAGCCAAGTCACCATGATTGTTATTTCCGGCGTGATGTTTTTTGCATTCCGCAACAATAATTACGGCTACGCCACCGGATTTATCACTGTCTTGGTACTGTTTTGTTTCAATCAGATGGGCGCGGGATATGCAGTCGTACTGCCGCGTTTACTCGATACCCTCATTGGATGTGGCCTTGCCGTGCTTGCGGTCTCTTTTATTCTGCCGGATTGGCACGCGAAAAGGCTTCACCGAGTCATGGCCGAAGCTATTCGAAGTAATAAAAATTATCTCGATCAGATGATGGTTCAATACCGTATCGGCAAAAAAGATAGCCTGAGTTACCGTATCGCGAGAAGAGCAGCGCATGATCAGGATGCCGCGCTCACCACGGCAATCAATAATATGCTGTCTGAACCAGGTAAATACAGAAAAGCCGAAGAAGACAGTTTCCGCTTTTTGACCTTAAATCACGCATTGCTCAGTTATATTTCAACCATCGGTGCACACCGAACACAATTGGGAGACGAATCGTTTCTCCATTTGGTTCTTAACGGGCACCGTGTCATCCACCAACATCTGCAACAACTCCACGAGCAGTTGGAAAATCACCAAAACAACACTGATATCAGTCAGAAGATAGAAGACACGGGATTAGAAAAGCAACTGGCAGAATGGCGTGAGGAAGATAAAGGCTCGGTCCGTTTGGTGTTACAACAACTGCATTTGATTCACCGGATTCTTCCTGAATTACACTCATTGACCAATAAACTGGCTGGCAACGTCGAGCAGGAATAA
- a CDS encoding acetyl-CoA C-acetyltransferase — translation MEKVFIVAAKRTPVGSFGGSLKNVDAGHLGAAVIQGALSAASLAPEAVDEVIVGNVIGAGQGMSIGRQASLFAGIPETTPAYNINMVCGSGMKSVMDGVSHIRSGDAQVVVAAGVEVMSQIPYALSGSIRDGHKMGDMTLVDLLIRDGLTDIFNQYHMGCTAENIAEEYDISREVQDQFALSSQQKAVAAIKAGKFVDEIVPIEVKIKRDSVMFDTDEHPKADSSIELLARLRPAFMKEGTVTAGNASGLNDGASAVIVASESAVKKFGLTPLVEVVSYAQAGVDPKVMGLGPVPAVAKALKRAGKTLDEMDLLELNEAFAAQALGVVKGLSKEHAVSEEVILQKANVNGGAIALGHPLGASGNRILVTLIHELKRRGDQYGVASLCIGGGMGTAVIVKAVG, via the coding sequence ATGGAAAAAGTATTTATTGTTGCGGCAAAGCGCACGCCTGTCGGCTCGTTTGGTGGCAGCCTGAAAAATGTGGATGCCGGACATCTGGGCGCTGCGGTCATTCAAGGTGCACTCAGTGCCGCATCACTCGCGCCCGAAGCTGTTGATGAAGTGATTGTCGGGAATGTCATTGGTGCCGGGCAGGGCATGAGCATTGGTCGTCAGGCATCATTGTTCGCCGGTATTCCTGAAACCACTCCCGCTTATAACATCAATATGGTTTGTGGGAGTGGGATGAAATCGGTGATGGACGGTGTCAGCCACATTCGTAGTGGTGATGCTCAAGTCGTGGTTGCCGCAGGTGTTGAGGTGATGTCTCAAATTCCTTATGCCTTATCGGGCAGTATCCGTGACGGTCATAAAATGGGTGATATGACCCTGGTTGATTTATTAATTCGTGATGGATTGACTGATATATTCAATCAATATCATATGGGGTGTACCGCAGAAAATATTGCCGAAGAATATGATATTTCCCGGGAAGTACAAGACCAGTTTGCACTGAGTAGTCAACAAAAAGCCGTTGCCGCCATTAAAGCTGGAAAGTTTGTTGATGAGATCGTACCTATTGAAGTGAAAATTAAGCGGGATAGCGTCATGTTCGATACCGATGAGCATCCTAAAGCAGACTCATCAATCGAACTTTTAGCGCGTCTACGGCCCGCTTTTATGAAAGAAGGTACGGTGACCGCCGGGAATGCATCCGGTTTAAATGATGGTGCCAGTGCCGTGATCGTTGCTTCTGAAAGCGCTGTCAAGAAATTTGGCTTAACACCGCTGGTTGAGGTCGTCAGCTATGCACAAGCGGGTGTTGACCCGAAAGTGATGGGACTCGGTCCGGTCCCTGCGGTTGCGAAAGCACTGAAACGGGCAGGAAAAACATTAGATGAAATGGATCTGCTGGAATTGAATGAAGCATTTGCGGCTCAGGCATTGGGCGTTGTCAAAGGTTTATCAAAAGAACATGCAGTTTCTGAAGAAGTAATTCTTCAAAAAGCGAATGTAAACGGTGGAGCGATCGCACTTGGTCATCCACTTGGTGCATCTGGAAACCGTATATTGGTGACGCTTATCCACGAATTGAAGCGGAGAGGTGACCAGTATGGGGTGGCATCATTATGTATTGGCGGAGGAATGGGAACTGCTGTCATAGTGAAAGCCGTTGGCTAA
- a CDS encoding SH3 domain-containing protein → MKKVLMILILLLGIGGAGAGYYLFYMKPEQDVAAQSPAKKKKPVLANASTEQPNEMAEVKVNTHFYVNEHKLAIRNAPDPESFPVRYLYKGDPITVLEQKQGWGRISRYFVYQQGGPEIAEWVAMDQLSEQAPVISKEEKEEILMSYINKSDDLSIYKEKFIQITEQLIHEKMCSPEDFDELKGWVRSVRYQERHVYFIYCGGLKSIDKIYFDADSGEIFY, encoded by the coding sequence ATGAAAAAAGTATTGATGATTTTGATCTTATTGCTGGGCATCGGTGGTGCTGGTGCTGGGTACTATCTGTTTTATATGAAGCCGGAACAAGATGTAGCCGCGCAAAGCCCGGCAAAGAAGAAAAAACCAGTATTGGCGAACGCTTCGACAGAGCAACCTAATGAAATGGCTGAAGTAAAAGTCAATACGCATTTTTACGTGAATGAGCATAAATTGGCGATCAGAAATGCCCCCGATCCAGAATCATTCCCTGTACGATATCTGTACAAAGGGGATCCGATCACTGTGTTGGAGCAAAAGCAAGGTTGGGGACGGATTTCCAGATATTTTGTCTATCAGCAAGGCGGTCCGGAAATCGCAGAATGGGTGGCGATGGATCAGTTAAGTGAGCAGGCTCCTGTCATTTCTAAGGAAGAAAAAGAAGAAATTCTGATGAGTTATATTAACAAATCAGACGATTTATCGATTTATAAAGAAAAATTTATACAGATCACCGAGCAGTTAATTCATGAAAAAATGTGTTCACCGGAGGATTTTGACGAATTAAAAGGTTGGGTTCGTTCTGTTCGTTACCAAGAACGACATGTCTATTTTATTTATTGTGGTGGTTTGAAATCAATCGATAAAATTTATTTCGACGCAGATAGTGGGGAAATATTTTATTAG
- the helD gene encoding DNA helicase IV produces MQLKASNTAKYFMNDEFYAVAIDGDKLIVRSRVAEERIPFAVWDGSVRVRRGIVWGELEFFAHVHDGQRYSWLIRGLPWPQSRKFANQAVTAYRQWHQSQCAQLATYLPAWQQALSQHQNEPAFLAHSKIREWHRQVSRDLTTLGMSLDEIEQRVPGLISEIAAWYHQPSVMLSQRNETWIEAERERWDTLFNTLESSPLNPSQQSAVLLNDDYNLVLAGAGSGKTSVLSARVAYLIESGLAKADQILLLSFGKDAALEMEQRLKDRVGPAAQHVTVNTFHQLGLRIIHEVEGQNVQLSPIVGEAKLKEAWMTDWLKKHWMTPTNFKRWQKHLNQWPIAYIKGDEELGSHVENPKLISWLTQQVEQLSLLGSSKKEIQQKIVEREDYPRLNSELALCWPCYQAWNEMLKTQGQLDFNLMISRATTYVRKKKYQSRWSFIMVDEYQDISPPRLALLEALCKQHQSSGNLFAVGDDWQSIYQFAGSDVDLTTGFKQRFPASTVTHLDTTYRFNNRLAEVANAFVQANPQQIPKSLNSLKIQKSNAVALLPQSRIEKVIEQLNRKNSAKNEVKSLLILGRNHYHKPELLAAWQKQYHQLDIQFMTCHASKGKEADFVIIVNVDEGQFPTKTKTLHLDDVLTLSNETFPNAEERRLFYVAMTRAREKVWVAYNAVGSTFVKELLEGPYAVSK; encoded by the coding sequence ATGCAGCTGAAAGCCAGTAATACTGCGAAATATTTTATGAATGATGAGTTTTACGCCGTCGCAATTGATGGCGATAAACTCATCGTCCGTTCTCGTGTTGCAGAAGAAAGAATTCCATTTGCAGTCTGGGATGGTTCAGTCCGTGTCCGGCGCGGAATTGTGTGGGGTGAACTTGAGTTTTTTGCCCATGTACATGATGGCCAACGTTACAGTTGGCTCATTCGTGGATTACCTTGGCCCCAGAGCCGAAAGTTTGCTAACCAAGCTGTTACTGCCTATCGTCAATGGCACCAATCGCAGTGTGCTCAGTTGGCTACTTACTTACCGGCTTGGCAGCAGGCGTTGAGTCAACATCAGAATGAACCTGCTTTTCTTGCTCATTCCAAGATCAGAGAATGGCACCGTCAGGTGAGTCGTGATTTGACAACATTGGGGATGTCTCTCGATGAGATTGAGCAGCGGGTCCCCGGGCTGATTTCAGAGATTGCGGCCTGGTACCATCAACCTTCCGTGATGTTGTCACAGCGTAACGAAACATGGATTGAGGCAGAGCGTGAGCGCTGGGATACGTTATTTAACACACTGGAATCCTCACCTTTAAATCCATCGCAGCAGTCCGCCGTGCTTTTGAATGATGATTACAATCTGGTGCTCGCTGGTGCCGGTTCGGGAAAAACCAGCGTGCTTTCTGCCCGGGTTGCTTATTTGATTGAAAGTGGGTTGGCAAAGGCCGATCAAATCCTACTGCTTTCATTCGGTAAAGATGCTGCATTGGAGATGGAACAACGATTGAAAGATCGGGTGGGGCCGGCAGCGCAGCATGTTACAGTGAATACATTTCATCAGCTTGGATTACGGATTATTCATGAGGTGGAAGGGCAAAACGTGCAGCTATCCCCGATCGTCGGCGAAGCGAAGCTCAAAGAAGCCTGGATGACCGATTGGCTCAAAAAACACTGGATGACACCGACAAACTTTAAACGGTGGCAAAAACACCTAAATCAATGGCCGATTGCTTATATCAAAGGGGATGAAGAGCTGGGGAGTCATGTCGAGAACCCCAAATTGATTTCTTGGTTGACTCAGCAAGTCGAACAACTGTCGCTGTTGGGATCCAGTAAAAAAGAGATTCAGCAAAAAATCGTCGAGCGAGAAGATTATCCACGTCTGAACAGTGAACTGGCATTATGCTGGCCATGTTATCAGGCATGGAATGAGATGCTTAAGACCCAGGGACAACTGGATTTCAATTTGATGATCAGTCGAGCGACCACCTATGTCAGAAAGAAAAAGTATCAATCCCGTTGGTCGTTCATCATGGTTGATGAATATCAGGATATTTCGCCGCCGCGTCTTGCGTTATTGGAGGCGCTCTGCAAACAACATCAATCAAGCGGGAATCTCTTTGCCGTCGGCGATGACTGGCAATCAATTTACCAGTTTGCCGGTTCCGATGTTGATTTAACGACGGGCTTCAAGCAGCGCTTTCCTGCATCGACAGTGACACATCTCGATACTACTTATCGGTTTAATAACCGACTGGCTGAGGTGGCAAATGCTTTTGTACAGGCTAATCCACAGCAGATACCGAAATCACTCAATAGTCTGAAAATACAGAAGAGCAATGCGGTGGCATTATTGCCCCAATCACGAATTGAAAAGGTGATTGAGCAACTGAATCGCAAGAATTCAGCCAAAAATGAAGTCAAATCACTATTAATTCTTGGCCGAAATCACTATCACAAACCGGAATTATTGGCCGCGTGGCAGAAGCAATACCATCAGCTTGATATTCAGTTCATGACCTGTCATGCCAGTAAGGGCAAAGAAGCCGATTTTGTGATCATTGTGAATGTGGATGAAGGGCAGTTTCCGACTAAAACGAAAACTTTGCATTTAGATGATGTATTAACGTTATCAAATGAAACTTTCCCGAATGCAGAAGAACGTCGGTTATTTTATGTTGCGATGACCCGAGCAAGAGAAAAAGTCTGGGTTGCCTACAATGCAGTCGGTTCCACCTTCGTCAAAGAGCTTCTTGAGGGGCCATACGCGGTTTCTAAATGA
- the phaC gene encoding class I poly(R)-hydroxyalkanoic acid synthase: MIQHFFSDYLMKIQETNHKWWTDFETQQEVFRSPLNKAMQEVNFEDTAKLFERAAHQPAALLDLQMAWWQKQLEIWQNVALAGNKDLLIEAEHGDKRFADESWKDDAMSNFIMQSYLLFGKTYLDTIDAIEGLDDKVKERLRFFSRQTINAMSPSNFIATNPELLKLTLESNGKNLVDGMEALKEDVASSADILKIRMTNNNAFRVGQNVATTPGKIVFRNELFELIQYTPLTEQVYSTPLLIVPPFINKYYILDLREKNSMVRWLLEQGHSVFMMSWRNPGKEQAELGYENYVIDGVVKAVSVVEDITGQEQINAAGYCIGGTLLATTIAYYAAKRMKKRIKSASFFTTLLDFSQPGEVGAYINDPVISAIEMQNLSRGYMDGRSLSVTFSLLRENNLYWNYYVDNYLKGSNPVDFDLLYWNSDSTNVTAASHNFLLRELYLENKLIQNKGVKVGGVWIDLDKIKIPSYFISTKEDHIALWQGTYDGAMRTGGNKTFVLGESGHIAGIINHPDKKKYGFWLNDAQEENADEWLANAQRQAGSWWTHWNEWLCGFCAKEKIEPFAIGSDNYPVLDDAPGEYVRQVLPVSPAAHDSSVNVAENLQSAKK; this comes from the coding sequence ATGATTCAACACTTCTTCTCGGACTACCTGATGAAAATTCAGGAAACCAATCATAAATGGTGGACTGATTTTGAAACGCAACAGGAAGTCTTTCGTTCGCCCTTGAATAAAGCGATGCAGGAAGTGAATTTTGAGGATACTGCAAAACTTTTTGAAAGGGCTGCCCACCAACCAGCGGCTTTGCTCGATCTTCAGATGGCGTGGTGGCAAAAACAGTTAGAAATTTGGCAAAATGTAGCCCTTGCCGGCAATAAAGATTTGCTGATTGAAGCTGAGCATGGTGATAAGCGCTTTGCGGATGAGTCATGGAAAGATGACGCCATGTCTAACTTTATCATGCAATCCTATTTATTATTTGGCAAAACATATCTTGACACCATTGATGCCATTGAGGGTTTGGATGACAAAGTGAAAGAGCGTTTACGTTTCTTCTCACGCCAGACGATTAATGCAATGTCGCCTAGCAACTTTATCGCGACAAACCCGGAATTACTGAAGTTGACACTGGAATCTAACGGAAAGAATTTGGTTGATGGTATGGAGGCACTGAAAGAGGATGTTGCCTCCAGTGCCGATATTTTGAAAATTCGAATGACCAATAACAATGCCTTCCGAGTCGGTCAGAATGTTGCAACAACACCGGGCAAAATTGTCTTCAGAAACGAGTTGTTTGAGCTGATTCAGTACACACCGCTGACTGAACAAGTTTACAGCACACCGTTGCTGATTGTGCCGCCATTTATTAACAAATACTACATTCTCGACCTCCGTGAAAAGAACTCAATGGTGCGTTGGCTGCTGGAACAAGGCCATAGTGTCTTTATGATGTCTTGGCGAAATCCGGGCAAAGAACAAGCCGAGTTGGGGTATGAAAATTATGTTATTGATGGGGTTGTGAAAGCCGTTTCTGTCGTGGAAGATATTACCGGGCAGGAGCAGATTAATGCAGCCGGTTATTGTATTGGCGGTACTTTACTGGCAACTACAATTGCTTATTATGCTGCGAAACGGATGAAAAAACGGATTAAATCTGCGTCTTTCTTTACGACCTTGCTGGATTTCTCACAGCCGGGTGAAGTTGGCGCTTATATCAATGATCCGGTGATTAGTGCGATTGAGATGCAAAACTTATCTCGTGGTTATATGGATGGTCGTTCACTCAGTGTGACATTCAGCTTACTGCGGGAGAATAATCTTTATTGGAACTACTATGTCGATAACTATCTGAAAGGGTCTAATCCGGTCGATTTTGACCTGTTGTACTGGAATAGTGACAGCACTAACGTGACAGCGGCGAGCCATAATTTCTTGCTCAGAGAACTCTATCTGGAGAACAAACTGATTCAGAATAAAGGCGTGAAAGTCGGTGGTGTTTGGATTGATCTGGATAAAATTAAGATTCCGAGCTATTTCATCTCAACCAAAGAGGATCATATTGCGTTATGGCAAGGAACCTATGACGGTGCGATGAGAACCGGTGGTAATAAAACGTTTGTGTTGGGTGAATCGGGTCACATTGCCGGTATTATCAATCATCCTGATAAAAAGAAATATGGTTTCTGGTTGAATGATGCGCAGGAAGAAAATGCCGATGAATGGTTGGCAAATGCGCAACGTCAAGCAGGCTCATGGTGGACTCATTGGAATGAATGGCTGTGTGGTTTCTGTGCGAAGGAAAAAATTGAACCATTTGCTATCGGCAGTGATAACTATCCGGTCCTCGATGATGCTCCGGGAGAGTATGTTCGTCAGGTTTTGCCTGTTTCTCCGGCAGCGCATGATTCGTCTGTAAATGTGGCAGAAAATCTCCAATCTGCAAAAAAATAG